Proteins from a single region of Corynebacterium pseudogenitalium:
- a CDS encoding dipeptide ABC transporter ATP-binding protein gives MSELQDQPLLEIADLKVTFESTTGVVEAVRDFDLTVYPGQSIAIVGESGSGKSTAAMSILGLLPGTGKVTNGSIKLNGEELTELDEKGWQKVRGNKIGLVPQDPMSNLNPVWRIGTQVEESLRANHVVEGSERHARVVQLLEEAGLPEAERRAKQYPHEFSGGMRQRALIAIGLAARPELLIADEPTSALDVTVQKKILDHLETLTEELGTALLFITHDLGLAAERADHLLVMHRGRIVEKGPSLQILRNPQHPYTKRLVTAAPSLASARIQSAKAQGIESSEELASGHHDSEEVVLSVQNLVKEFDVRGQKGKQKVLRAVDDVTFDVRRGTTLALVGESGSGKSTVANMALRLLEPTSGRVLFEGQDIAKLKGRELFEMRRKMQVVFQNPYGSLDPMYSIYRCIEEPLTLHKVGSRKEREARVAELLDLVQMPRSAMRRYPNELSGGQRQRIAIARAMALGPEVIVLDEAVSALDVLVQNQILQLLTQLQEEMRLSYLFITHDLAVVRQTADDIVVMRQGKAVEQGRADDIFDNPQDPYTQNLINSVPGLNIELGVGE, from the coding sequence ATGAGCGAGTTACAAGATCAACCGCTACTCGAGATAGCGGACCTGAAAGTTACATTCGAGTCGACTACCGGTGTTGTCGAAGCGGTGCGTGACTTTGACTTGACGGTGTACCCAGGTCAGTCGATCGCTATCGTGGGTGAGTCCGGATCGGGAAAGTCCACTGCAGCGATGTCCATCCTGGGATTGTTGCCCGGAACAGGCAAGGTCACCAATGGTTCCATCAAGCTCAACGGTGAAGAGCTCACCGAGCTTGATGAGAAGGGGTGGCAGAAGGTCCGGGGTAACAAAATAGGGCTTGTACCGCAGGACCCGATGAGCAACCTCAACCCAGTGTGGAGGATTGGCACACAGGTAGAGGAGTCCCTTCGCGCAAACCATGTGGTGGAGGGCTCTGAACGCCACGCGCGCGTCGTCCAACTGCTCGAGGAAGCGGGACTTCCAGAGGCCGAACGCCGCGCCAAACAGTACCCGCACGAGTTCTCGGGTGGTATGCGACAGCGTGCGCTCATCGCTATCGGTCTCGCGGCACGCCCAGAGTTGTTGATTGCCGACGAGCCAACATCCGCGTTGGATGTGACGGTGCAGAAGAAGATTCTCGACCACCTGGAGACGCTGACGGAGGAACTCGGCACAGCGCTGCTGTTCATCACGCACGACTTGGGACTGGCCGCCGAGCGCGCGGATCACCTGCTAGTCATGCACCGCGGACGCATCGTTGAGAAGGGGCCGAGCCTGCAGATTCTGCGCAACCCGCAGCACCCGTACACGAAGCGCCTCGTTACTGCCGCACCTTCCTTGGCATCCGCTCGTATCCAGAGCGCGAAAGCTCAGGGCATTGAGTCAAGCGAGGAACTCGCCTCGGGTCACCACGACTCCGAAGAAGTGGTGCTGAGCGTGCAGAACTTGGTGAAAGAGTTCGACGTCCGCGGGCAGAAGGGCAAGCAGAAGGTGCTTCGTGCTGTAGACGACGTCACGTTCGACGTTCGCCGCGGCACGACGCTTGCGCTCGTCGGTGAGTCCGGCTCCGGTAAGTCCACGGTGGCGAACATGGCGCTTCGCCTCTTGGAGCCAACGAGTGGCCGTGTCTTGTTTGAAGGACAAGATATCGCGAAGCTCAAGGGGCGCGAGTTGTTTGAAATGCGCCGCAAGATGCAGGTGGTGTTCCAGAATCCATATGGTTCGCTGGACCCGATGTATTCCATTTACCGCTGCATTGAGGAACCGTTGACGCTGCACAAGGTCGGTAGCCGAAAGGAGCGCGAGGCGCGAGTCGCCGAGTTGCTTGATTTGGTGCAGATGCCGCGATCGGCGATGCGTCGATACCCGAATGAGCTATCCGGTGGCCAGCGCCAGCGCATCGCAATTGCACGCGCGATGGCATTGGGTCCGGAAGTGATTGTCCTCGACGAGGCTGTTTCGGCGTTGGACGTGCTCGTTCAAAACCAGATTCTCCAGTTGCTGACTCAGCTGCAGGAGGAGATGCGCCTTTCATATCTGTTCATCACTCACGACCTAGCGGTGGTTCGCCAGACTGCTGATGACATTGTGGTGATGCGGCAGGGTAAGGCAGTGGAGCAGGGCCGGGCCGATGACATCTTCGATAACCCTCAGGATCCGTACACACAGAACCTGATTAATTCGGTGCCTGGCCTCAACATTGAATTGGGAGTAGGAGAGTAG
- a CDS encoding ECF transporter S component, with the protein MNTRGSHSWRVIDIVTAAVLGVACGLIFWMWNSVGYAGFKAFDALTPGLGGLFTGIWFLGGTLGGLVIRKPGAAVFVEVLAASVSAVIGSQWGIETLYSGLAQGLGAEIVFLIFAYKKFSTTVAVLAGMGSAVGAFVLELFLSANFAMGLAFNVIYLSCMLVSGALLAGIVAKLLVDALAKTGALDRFGAGRERFQQEV; encoded by the coding sequence ATGAATACGCGTGGAAGCCATTCGTGGCGTGTCATTGATATTGTTACTGCAGCCGTTTTGGGGGTGGCATGCGGGCTCATTTTTTGGATGTGGAACAGCGTCGGGTACGCAGGATTTAAGGCCTTTGATGCGCTCACCCCGGGTCTTGGTGGCCTGTTCACCGGTATCTGGTTCCTCGGTGGCACGCTTGGTGGGTTGGTAATTCGCAAGCCTGGCGCTGCGGTGTTCGTGGAAGTGCTGGCGGCGTCTGTGTCCGCGGTCATCGGAAGCCAGTGGGGGATCGAGACGCTGTATTCAGGATTGGCACAGGGTCTCGGTGCAGAGATCGTGTTCCTGATCTTCGCCTACAAGAAGTTTTCGACGACTGTGGCGGTGCTTGCCGGTATGGGCAGCGCAGTGGGCGCGTTCGTGCTTGAGCTGTTCCTGTCTGCCAACTTCGCGATGGGCCTGGCGTTCAACGTGATTTACCTCAGCTGCATGCTGGTATCGGGCGCGTTGCTTGCTGGTATTGTTGCAAAACTCTTGGTTGATGCTCTGGCTAAGACTGGTGCGCTTGACCGCTTCGGTGCAGGACGCGAGCGGTTCCAACAGGAGGTGTAG